One stretch of Arachis hypogaea cultivar Tifrunner chromosome 20, arahy.Tifrunner.gnm2.J5K5, whole genome shotgun sequence DNA includes these proteins:
- the LOC112784605 gene encoding uncharacterized protein — MKPHQPKLKTQLFSCGFFRHCAQTVLSPTGNTLHSPPLPSTPPPPPPPPPPPPPHNLRNSCESSTSSSSSTTSQSFTQWRFSLPTTPSTTTTTTLPPQQPPPTPPPLLLPNNLEELFHLSELQLTTGSESDRAAAIHLLERSLVPNPPQDQPPCPPALLRHVIRHLTATTKILFALCLSPSNRRLAVEAGAVAAIVESAPDLDGAPAERALAALELMCTVAEGAEAVRAHALAVPVMVTMMGRTGARGKEYAIGVLAVVYGGSAAAERETAAPPEEVARAVELALQGECSARGRRKGSQLLKTLQLLSDSNYESPHSHINNEDQPS; from the coding sequence ATGAAACCCCATCAACCAAAGCTGAAGACCCAACTCTTCTCCTGCGGCTTCTTCCGCCACTGTGCCCAAACTGTTCTCAGCCCCACCGGCAACACCCTCCACTCACCACCCCTCCCCAGCACTCCTCCACCACCGCcaccgccgccaccaccaccaccgcctcACAACCTTCGCAACTCATGCGAGTCAtccacctcttcttcttcctccacaaCCTCCCAAAGCTTCACCCAATGGAGGTTCTCTCTCCCGACAActccctccaccaccaccaccactactctTCCgccacaacaaccaccaccaactCCACCACCGCTTCTACTTCCCAACAATCTCGAAGAACTTTTTCACCTCTCTGAGCTTCAACTCACAACCGGCTCCGAATCCGACCGCGCCGCAGCCATCCACCTTCTAGAACGTTCTCTCGTCCCAAACCCTCCTCAGGACCAGCCACCATGTCCACCCGCCCTCCTCCGCCACGTCATCCGCCACCTCACCGCCACCACCAAGATCCTCTTCGCCCTCTGCCTCTCCCCCTCCAACCGCCGCCTCGCCGTTGAAGCCGGCGCCGTCGCAGCCATCGTCGAGTCCGCCCCTGACCTCGACGGCGCACCCGCCGAGCGCGCCCTCGCCGCCCTGGAGCTGATGTGCACGGTGGCGGAGGGCGCGGAGGCGGTGAGGGCTCACGCGCTTGCAGTGCCTGTGATGGTAACCATGATGGGGAGGACGGGTGCTCGCGGGAAGGAGTACGCGATCGGAGTGCTTGCGGTGGTGTACGGAGGTTCTGCGGCTGCGGAGAGGGAGACGGCTGCTCCGCCTGAGGAAGTGGCGCGTGCAGTGGAGCTTGCGCTTCAGGGAGAGTGCAGCgcgagaggaagaagaaaaggaagccaGCTTTTGAAGACTCTTCAGCTTCTTTCTGACTCAAATTATGAGTCTCCTCACTCTCACATCAATAATGAAGATCAACCAAGTTGA